AAATCTCAATTTGTAATGatctttaaaacaaatatatatatagtatatatgaGCTGTGTGGACTTACTTATCTCCTATGGGCTGGTATCTTAAATATATAACTTTTCTCTCCAAAGAGACTTTATCAGCAGTTGTTTATCATATGCTGTTCTCATATCATGAACTTTGCTTTGAATACCAGAGCTTCTTTTGGCAAATCAATACCTTCTCCTTCTCTACGCCATATTCGGTTTCCTCCTTACGACAACTCCATCTCATTCCCTTCGCCATAGTAGCAATAGCATCTACAAAATAGCTGGATTCTCGGATTATTGTGTATCCGTTGGGTCGCAAAATACGATCCATTTCCAGCAGAACATACTTCATTTCACATCTGCACAATACATATAACTCCTTAAGTACGGAGTACTAAATATTGAGGATTCATGCAGCCGACCCCAACCACCTTGCGGCTGAGGCGTAGTTGTTTTTGTACGAAACAGATAACTGATGACGGGGAAAAAACAAGTTCGCTAGCCAAAAATAGATGCTTAGCCTTTTAGTTGGAAGGGGGTTAAGCACGATTCGCTCCAGTAATGATGCAGGATAAAATGCAATTAAGCCACGAAACTTGAACATGAGGTAAATGCTTCTTTACCTATGACTTTCAGCAGAGAAGAGACCATCAAGATGAAGGAGATCATATGTCCGAGGATATGTTGAGAAAGCCTCACACCTAGGGAGCAACAAACAAAGAGCTTAACGCAACATAAATATAAAGAGCGACTACAGTAATTTAAGCTTCAGATTTTGCATATAAATCAGTGTTACCAGTCATGAATTGTTCCAATAAGACCCCTATCGTAGACCACAGGAAGTGTATTTGGAGCGTAAGATGAAACCACATTCATGACCCATACTGGAGCATCAATCACAGTGGCAGCGAAACCTCCATACAAGGTGTTCATGTCCATTACATTTCTGATCTTATCGGTCCCAATCGCGGGGAGCAACTTCTTGTAGTGCTTCGCCCGAACCTTCCATTTATCATCATCATGTTTGAAGGCACCAGCACTACCTCCACGGACATCAGAAACACGTTCCGGAGCAACATGCAACCTCTCTGGCCACTTGGCGAGGGCGTCCAACTTGAGTTTCTTAGCAGCTGGATTTGGCACAACCACACAAGGCCGAAGAGGAGTGTACCACGCTGAATCAGGTTCAGTACCATCGTCACATTTTGCTGGATAGTTGTCGGGATTATCAAGCTTCTTATAGCAGTTACTGTCAGACAACTTCTGCCACACTGCAATGTCGTCCTTCTTGTTGAATAATttgaagcacattgatgttagcAACTCTTGCAACTTATCGTAATCTGATTTTTGCTCCTCAATGGTGGTATTCCATCCTCTCCAACGATGTTGATAGTTCACCGGAGGGCCAGAGAGGACCCAAAAACCACCAGGACGGAGTATGCGATGTATCTCAAGAAGGTAAACTCCACCTGATAATAATGAGGTAAAATTAGTAAAAGCATCACCGCTAATATCTTGCTTGCTTTGTCTATGAACTAGGGGCAGATGCTGAATTTTGCAAACATCCCTATTTAAGAATTTGGAAAAGCCATGCAATGCAAAGATAAGAAGACATCATACACCTTACCGAATTCGGTCCACGGAATTAGGCATCTTGAGCAATGAGCCATATCAAAAGAGTTTGAAGGGAAAGGAAGACGCTGTGTAGAAATGATGCCCAGAATTGCAGGAATTCCACGTTCCAGCGCAAACTGAACCTGGGCCTGGTGATTGTCCCTTGGGGCAAGAGAGACTGTTAAAATTCCACGATCTAGTAAATCGCCTCCCCAGCTTGCCACCTATAGGAAGATGAAGACGAGCATTAGGTTTTACTTGAATTCTGTATCACATGCTACAACTAAATTTC
This DNA window, taken from Nicotiana tabacum cultivar K326 chromosome 15, ASM71507v2, whole genome shotgun sequence, encodes the following:
- the LOC107791697 gene encoding putative methyltransferase PMT20, which codes for MKHKDGKPYQSDKSSWKVPMALTVVVLCGLSFYLGGIFCSEKERYVAEDVSKVVETPSGTATRAVQIKAISFPECGADFQDYTPCTDPKRWHKYGKHRLSFLERHCPPSFERQECLVPPPDGYKSPIRWPKSRDECWYRNVPYDWINKQKSNQHWLKKEGEKFLFPGGGTMFPNGVGSYVDLMQDLIPQMKDGTIRTAIDTGCGVASWGGDLLDRGILTVSLAPRDNHQAQVQFALERGIPAILGIISTQRLPFPSNSFDMAHCSRCLIPWTEFGGVYLLEIHRILRPGGFWVLSGPPVNYQHRWRGWNTTIEEQKSDYDKLQELLTSMCFKLFNKKDDIAVWQKLSDSNCYKKLDNPDNYPAKCDDGTEPDSAWYTPLRPCVVVPNPAAKKLKLDALAKWPERLHVAPERVSDVRGGSAGAFKHDDDKWKVRAKHYKKLLPAIGTDKIRNVMDMNTLYGGFAATVIDAPVWVMNVVSSYAPNTLPVVYDRGLIGTIHDWCEAFSTYPRTYDLLHLDGLFSAESHRCEMKYVLLEMDRILRPNGYTIIRESSYFVDAIATMAKGMRWSCRKEETEYGVEKEKVLICQKKLWYSKQSS